One segment of Paenibacillus rhizovicinus DNA contains the following:
- a CDS encoding stalk domain-containing protein produces the protein MLILSAAVLVGTTTTVIAERHIRLIVNGAEAKTGKGPVLDNGSVMIPIRSAAESLGKDVQWNGRTSEVSITDKEDRLTQYSKGNQKAVLWGTKVNGDYWGMRMTFGNMARKFPFWYNVGNPSYAPRIMLEDLNKDGKNELLVILTTGYGTGTKLEEAHIFDSETFSEIPLEDWQTYALKHVVPGKVTAEGAHIQIDHADRLIPHGIPAEDFESNGAQWWYDRPAYGQVIQYEVRQGTLYAVLPLWFSPANSAGQLEIRFAFQDGFYQGERIGYKA, from the coding sequence GTGTTGATACTGAGCGCAGCGGTTCTTGTGGGGACGACCACCACGGTAATAGCCGAACGTCATATTCGTCTGATCGTGAACGGGGCAGAGGCGAAAACCGGCAAGGGTCCTGTCCTGGACAACGGAAGCGTGATGATTCCTATCCGCTCGGCGGCGGAATCGCTTGGCAAGGACGTGCAATGGAATGGTCGAACGTCGGAGGTATCCATTACGGATAAAGAAGATCGGTTGACGCAATATTCGAAAGGAAATCAGAAAGCTGTCCTATGGGGAACGAAGGTCAATGGAGACTATTGGGGAATGAGAATGACGTTCGGGAACATGGCACGAAAATTCCCGTTCTGGTACAACGTCGGCAATCCCTCCTACGCCCCGCGGATCATGCTGGAAGACTTGAACAAGGACGGCAAGAATGAACTGCTGGTTATTCTGACCACCGGCTACGGGACAGGGACCAAATTGGAAGAAGCGCATATATTCGACAGTGAGACGTTCTCGGAAATTCCATTAGAAGACTGGCAGACCTATGCGTTAAAACATGTCGTGCCGGGAAAAGTGACGGCTGAGGGTGCCCATATCCAAATCGATCACGCGGATCGGCTGATTCCGCACGGAATCCCGGCCGAGGATTTCGAAAGCAACGGAGCGCAATGGTGGTACGATCGTCCGGCATACGGCCAGGTCATTCAGTACGAAGTCCGTCAGGGAACGCTCTATGCCGTACTGCCGTTGTGGTTTTCGCCTGCGAACTCCGCAGGGCAATTGGAAATTCGCTTTGCGTTTCAGGATGGCTTCTATCAAGGAGAGCGTATCGGTTATAAAGCGTAG